A DNA window from Spirochaeta cellobiosiphila DSM 17781 contains the following coding sequences:
- the uvrA gene encoding excinuclease ABC subunit UvrA — translation MKKLIIKGAREHNLKNVDLELPRDQLIVFSGKSGSGKSSLAFDTIFAEGQRRYVESLSSYARMFLGRMDKPDLDYIEGLSPAISIEQKTTHSNPRSTVGTVTEIYDYLRLLFARIGIPHCPQCGREIQELSVDQIVDNITSYPEGTKLVLLAPIVQGRKGEHQKIFSDALKAGFQRVRVDGEILNIEDGITLDKKKKHSVDIVIDRLKISASVRKRLAESIETALEVSDGKIIALRLQEEGDEEEFFSEKNSCPHCQISLPELQPRLFSFNNPIGACEECAGLGSTMEFIPELIIPDPELSYNEGGFAPYNPSANWYTSWFKGLAKHFGFTLDTPIKDIPKKVIDAILYGTKEPIDVKYTNREGTGKFEYSSQFKGIINDLKRRYRETNSDGIKDWLEGFMRDEICQSCHGKRLKPEALAVTVMDKNIHETTCLSVADSHDFFNSLVLSPNQKHIAQQILKEVQDRLGFMRSVGLEYLSLERKAGTLSGGEAQRIRLATQIGSSLMGVLYILDEPTIGLHQRDNQRLIDTLVHLKNLGNTLIVVEHDEQTLRAADYIVDLGPGSGIYGGEVVAKGTLEEVLENPNSLTGQYLTGKISIKTREIRRPGNGQFVEVLGAKENNLKNINVKIPLGTLSVITGVSGSGKSTLLNGIIYPYIFNKVGRGKTHKVGKVKEIKGLDNIDKVISIDQSPIGRTPRSNPATYVGVFTAIRELFSGLPDSKARGYKAGRFSFNVKGGRCENCQGDGTIKIEMHFLPDVYVTCDVCKGKRYNRETLDVRYKGKNIHDVLDMSISEAVEFFQAIPAIHRKLSTLESVGLGYVRLGQSALTLSGGEAQRVKLALELAKRSTGKTLYIIDEPTTGLHFADVKQLMEVLQQLIDQGNSAILIEHNLDVIQQADYIIDLGPEGGDKGGNLVVAGTPEEVAQCTESYTGYYLKEAFEDNP, via the coding sequence ATGAAAAAGCTAATAATCAAGGGTGCTCGTGAGCACAACCTCAAAAATGTTGATCTGGAATTACCAAGGGATCAACTAATAGTATTTTCCGGAAAAAGTGGTTCCGGTAAGTCATCCCTTGCCTTTGATACCATATTTGCAGAAGGTCAACGTCGTTATGTAGAAAGTCTTTCCAGTTATGCCCGTATGTTCTTAGGGCGGATGGATAAACCTGATCTGGACTATATCGAAGGCCTAAGTCCTGCCATCTCCATTGAACAGAAGACTACACACAGTAATCCCCGTTCAACCGTTGGTACGGTCACCGAAATATACGATTATCTTCGTTTATTATTTGCCCGAATCGGTATTCCTCATTGTCCTCAATGCGGAAGGGAGATTCAAGAATTATCCGTTGATCAGATTGTAGATAATATAACCTCTTATCCAGAAGGTACTAAGCTTGTATTATTAGCTCCTATTGTACAGGGGCGTAAGGGAGAACATCAGAAGATTTTCTCAGATGCCCTAAAGGCTGGATTCCAGAGAGTCCGTGTCGATGGTGAGATCCTTAATATAGAAGATGGTATCACACTCGACAAAAAGAAGAAGCATTCTGTTGATATCGTTATTGACCGTCTTAAAATCAGTGCAAGCGTTCGTAAACGTCTAGCCGAATCGATTGAGACCGCTCTTGAGGTCTCAGATGGTAAGATAATAGCCCTTCGTTTACAGGAAGAGGGTGACGAGGAAGAATTTTTCTCTGAGAAAAACTCCTGTCCCCATTGTCAGATTAGTCTTCCTGAACTTCAACCAAGACTTTTTTCTTTTAATAATCCTATTGGTGCTTGTGAGGAATGTGCCGGTCTGGGATCTACTATGGAATTTATACCGGAACTCATCATTCCTGATCCGGAATTATCCTATAATGAAGGGGGATTTGCTCCCTACAACCCCTCAGCTAATTGGTACACAAGCTGGTTTAAGGGCTTAGCCAAACATTTTGGATTTACCTTGGATACACCTATCAAAGATATCCCCAAAAAGGTGATTGATGCCATCTTGTATGGAACCAAAGAACCTATTGATGTGAAATACACTAATAGAGAAGGGACAGGGAAGTTTGAGTATTCCAGTCAATTCAAAGGAATTATCAATGACCTAAAGCGCCGATACAGAGAAACAAACTCTGATGGCATTAAGGATTGGCTTGAAGGTTTTATGCGAGATGAGATCTGTCAATCTTGTCATGGAAAACGATTGAAACCCGAAGCCCTTGCTGTGACTGTTATGGATAAGAATATCCATGAGACCACTTGCCTAAGTGTTGCTGATTCTCATGACTTCTTTAATTCTCTTGTGCTGTCACCTAATCAAAAGCATATCGCCCAGCAGATTTTAAAGGAAGTGCAAGATCGATTAGGGTTTATGCGTTCTGTAGGTTTAGAATATCTATCTTTGGAACGTAAAGCAGGGACCCTTAGTGGGGGAGAAGCCCAGCGTATTCGTCTCGCCACCCAGATAGGTTCTAGTCTGATGGGAGTCCTTTATATTCTGGATGAACCTACCATCGGACTTCATCAACGTGATAACCAGCGTCTTATTGATACCCTGGTTCATTTGAAGAATCTGGGGAATACCCTGATAGTTGTTGAGCATGATGAGCAAACCCTTAGAGCCGCTGACTATATTGTAGACTTAGGTCCTGGTTCTGGTATTTATGGGGGAGAAGTTGTGGCCAAAGGGACACTGGAAGAAGTTCTGGAGAACCCTAATAGCTTAACAGGCCAGTATTTAACAGGTAAGATATCTATTAAAACCCGTGAGATTCGCCGTCCCGGTAATGGACAATTTGTAGAAGTTTTGGGGGCCAAGGAGAATAACCTCAAGAATATCAATGTCAAGATTCCTTTAGGAACTCTGTCGGTTATCACAGGGGTGTCCGGATCGGGCAAATCAACCTTACTTAATGGTATCATCTATCCATATATATTCAATAAGGTCGGAAGAGGTAAGACCCATAAAGTGGGTAAGGTGAAGGAGATTAAAGGGCTTGATAACATTGATAAGGTTATCAGCATTGATCAAAGTCCTATTGGACGAACGCCCCGTTCTAATCCTGCTACCTATGTAGGTGTTTTTACTGCTATCCGGGAATTATTCTCAGGCTTGCCTGATTCAAAGGCCAGAGGATATAAGGCAGGAAGATTTTCTTTCAATGTTAAGGGTGGACGTTGTGAAAACTGTCAAGGTGATGGTACAATCAAGATTGAAATGCACTTTCTTCCCGATGTGTATGTCACTTGTGATGTCTGTAAAGGTAAGCGTTATAACAGAGAGACTCTTGATGTAAGATACAAGGGGAAGAACATTCATGATGTACTGGATATGTCCATTAGTGAAGCTGTTGAGTTTTTTCAAGCCATTCCTGCTATCCACCGTAAGTTATCCACACTGGAATCGGTAGGATTGGGGTATGTTCGCCTGGGTCAATCAGCCCTAACCTTATCCGGTGGGGAAGCTCAAAGGGTTAAACTAGCTCTGGAACTCGCTAAGAGGAGCACAGGGAAGACCTTATACATCATAGATGAACCCACAACAGGATTGCATTTTGCAGATGTTAAGCAATTGATGGAGGTCTTGCAGCAGTTGATTGATCAAGGTAATTCGGCCATTCTTATTGAACACAATCTCGATGTTATTCAACAAGCTGATTATATTATTGACTTGGGACCGGAAGGAGGAGATAAAGGAGGCAATCTTGTTGTCGCCGGAACTCCTGAAGAAGTAGCCCAATGTACAGAATCCTACACAGGATACTATTTAAAAGAGGCCTTTGAGGATAATCCTTGA